Below is a window of Osmia bicornis bicornis chromosome 8, iOsmBic2.1, whole genome shotgun sequence DNA.
tttggataataaatatatcaataatttttcacagaacttttaaatcattttataattcaaCCCAATTATTGCCCCATGCTAATAAAAAATtgctaaataaaaaaaaattgctaaTAAAATTCCTCGACCTACCTCCGGATTCTTCACCATATACTCCAGATGCTCCTGCGTGGTATACCATCCCATGAAGATCGGTATGAAGCTGATGAGAGCCGGCAAGACCCACGCGCTACCGAGCATGCATCCGACGGTGCCCTGCCTCATGATCACCGTATACTCCAACGGGCTGACGATCGCGTAATACCTGTCCACGCTGATGCAACAGAGATGGAGTATCGAGGCGGTGGAGAAATAAACGTCCAACGAGTTCCATACGTCGCACATGAACCGACCGAACAACCATTTACCACCTGACAACTCGGCGGACGCGTTAAACGTCATCGCGCACACCGCCACCAAGAGATCAGCTGCCGCAAGGCTGACCACGTAACAATTCGTCACTACCCGTAGCCTCCGGTGCCTTCGGACACTGGCGATCACCAGAGCGTTACCGAGAACCGCGGTGGTGATTATGCTGCCCATTATGATACCCTTGATCACCACCACGAAAACGCTCACGTTCTCCGGTAGATTCTCAACGGTCGGGTTCTCCACGGGTACCGAGGTCACGTTGTTCGCCGATGTGCTGGACGAGGTGCTGGTGTTGCCGGAAGGCGTCGGAGTTGGGTCCACTCGGCTGGGAAGGCTGGTCGTCACCGCTGCCATTACGTTCAACATGGTGGACGAGGTCTCGGATGATCCCCGGCTGGTTTACTCTGTCATGGCTGTCCGATCCGCTTCATTTGGATAATCATGACTGCTATATACATCTAATTAATACTCCGCTTTCTTTAGCTCTTCTCCGTGGCTTTGGATCGGATGGTTTTATTCCGGATACTCTTTGATGGAAAATATTGGATCCTCCAGTGGGTCCAGGAGACTTTGGAAACCAGGTGTCCTGATGCGATTTCGAGTTGGGTAGACCTTCGATGGTTGTGTGTTCGAGATGACTGTTGATTTCTGAATCTCCATTGTTGATCCAGGTGGTTTGGGATCGTTGAGGTTGAGGAGGTTGATCTTTGGAGTAGAATGTGCGGTTTCACTGAAGCTGCATTTTTGCTCGAGTCCAATGCTCGTTGATTACACGGTACACTTTGCGAAGTTGAAGTTTCAGTTTGGCCGCGGTGCGGCTCGATTTGTATCGCTCGGCGAGGATCGGTCAATCAGATTAAACAAAAGGTATCGAGGTATTAGCCTAATCCCACTTGATTCTGATTCAGCGTAGTCCCTGTAATTCAGAGATACGGAACGATCGATGGATTAGTGGGAATACTTCTTACGTTTCGTTACGGGATTACAACTTGATTCGCTTACAAATTGGTTACTTTTCAAATTAACCCTTGACATACCAAGGGAGGTCCTCGGAGGAGCCCAGAGAGTGATTTTTGGTGATTCTGCCGTAACTATACCAAGAAAtttattcatcatttttatatgTGCCCCGGATTCATTTaagataaatatttcataattagaCTTATATGTTCGCTcaagaatataaagaaaaataaaaacacaCTTGGGGTTTCGGCAGAGCCCCGGTTGGTGTACTACGTTACATATTTGGATTGATCTATTTCTTGTTGAATAATAATGTGGAGGTGAGCGCGGGCCATTTATGACCAGGTTTTCTTGACTTCGAAATAAAAGGGAGATGCTATCTTCAGGCCCACAATAGCGATTCGCCGCGGCCAACAATACTTATTTAacttaaatacatttttaaatgtCCAAAGAACCATATTTGAGTAACCTTCCACACTAAAATGATgaggaattttaaaaataccatAGGGTCCTCAGAAGACCCCGTTTGGTAAACAACATTGATGACTTAGACTTGGTATGTTAAGGGTTAAAAATATTCAGTTTTCAGTTAAAATTTTTGTCTATCATATGCTATCAGATTGTACGTGCTGTAATTACGTTAATTAAGAAAACTCTTTGTAATCAATTCTAATAAAACAAACCTGTGATAgtgcaattttaaaaaaggatGAATAATTATGCTAATGATTTTCAATGAAGTTCAAACTGTTTTAgtaaatttacattaattaattcgGAGAAAATTTACAAGGTAAAGACATTTCCCTTCCGGCGAACAAGAACTTCCTGCGACACATATCACGATCTATTCAAGAATACCTCCGCTTCCAAATATTAATCACCGAATTCCATATGTATGTCGACGGGTGGAATGATTAAAGGGACTGCAGTTGCATACTGCAATTGCATCGAATCTGCAGAGGCTGCGACGGCTTTCAGAAAATGGTGATATGTAAAACGGAAAGCGAGATAATCTGCCTACCACAGCTGACATTTCCAACAGGAAACACCGATGTTTGGGCAACAGTTCAACCTCCATAGGGATCCATCACATCAtcaagaatttctttttaaataaaaatattatttaaggAATTAGAGTACCttgaaactttcaaaaaatcgaattttttgtttttggcTTAGAACAATTTTTGGAATGTCAAAAATAATGTGCAATTTATGCCAGAATAAGAGAgcaatgataaattaaaaatttcttttcttatttaaaaaatattgttactTAAAACTTGGAACGACTTTTTCTCAAAACTACATCTTTTAAATTGGTAACAGTagaattcaaagaatttttgatcgattcatttcaaattttgagagcatctttaaaaataaattttcaaaggaaGTACATACGGAAAATTATCTGAGttataaagaaatttcttcAGAAATCcatgttttgaaaaattcatatgTATTTCTCTagcaaattttttatttttccccaGAATTAAATACTGATCACTTTTACTGCTCGCGTTGTTGCTTTCGTCAGGTTTACAGCCGTCATTTGGGAAAAAACAATAatctaaaaaatttcttttatcctccaaaatatgtataatagaATCTCTAAACTGGATTTTGCATTTACTTCATTCTTTCTCCAAAAAAGAATTCCTGAAAATCATTCAATGTTTGAAACCTCAAGGTAGCCTAATCCAACCCTTTAAATTAACCCGTTTAAAGGTTAATTCCTGTTTCTAGATTGCATCGATGACAAATCGTTCCATCACACCGTTATCGTCCTACCGTTTCTTGGACAACCGAGAAAAAAAGTTTGCACCATAGCTTACGGTTAAAAAGTGATTGCACCGAGATGGAGCTATTTGCGAAGAAGATTAGAGGAAGGGCCTCGGAATTGCAGGACGATGAAAATACTTTCTTCAGCGTTGCAGGCCACGATGAAACGGCTCTGTGCAGTGGCTGCATGTCAGCGGATATAATGAAAGAGCAGCTGAATTCTGGGGCTGCTGCGTGTTTCTCAGGCCTTTAATTGCAACGTCGTGGCAACGGAATGGCGGAACGGAACCGCATTAAAGCGGAAAAGGGGGTTAACAACATCTTTCAACGAATATTTAGAACCGCTGGATTGCGATTCCCCTGACGATGCTCCCTGGATAATTGCCTCACCGATGCTCGCTGTTTAGATTGAACATTGTACGATTCTGCGTGTACCGGAAACCGCACGCTTTCCTTCtcaatttatcattcatttttatcaacCCCTTAAGACAGTGTTTCTCAACCATTTTTGTGCCATGCCCCACCTAAgcctttttaaaattcttatgCCTCTATGTAACATATACAATTTCTTAgagtaataaataatattaatgtaaaaaaaattaaaacgttaattaaaaatttttaatattcaaaaattgaattattcacTGAAGAAACTTAAATGAtagattttaaaaagaaatcactAGAAAATTGTTGAGAAAATACGGTAAGTAAAAATGGAGAACTGAAATTCAAGtacgaaataattttaatgaaagatttttctatgttattttaattatcactGAGAGTCGCCATACGATTAATTTAAACTCTGGACGAGTCCATTTTCGAATTGCCACCCTTAACAATCAAATAGCCCCCCTGTGGAGCGAGGGCCTCACGTTGGGAAACACTGTCTTAAGATGAATCAGCCAGTTTCGTGTTCCTTTTCCTCAGAATCTGCTACAGTTATCGACTTCAAATTTTTAGAGCATCTGGTATCATACTAGATGTGTATTTTAGCCAAAGAGAATGTTGAAATACCGAATAGGAAAAATTATACAACCCTTTCAATGTGTGGACTCTTTTGTACTCTTACCTTCAACATAGAAAATGCAATCAATCTGTCTATAGATCGAATTTCAAAAAAGTCTTTGGCTAAAATACGTGTTACCCTTAGTAGTAAAAGTACACTAAATTTCAACTCGATCAGTCGAATGGTTACTGAGAAAAAAGAACATGAGTGTCCAAAAACGTGATTTTACAGGGGAagcatttttctaaaattttgccTCTATTAATTCATCCACTTCTAGCAcctcaaaaattattttaattatatattctgATCCCAAATAtcgtttattataaaatagaaaaattattttttgattcCAAGAAATACCCTCTCTCCTTGACTCTCCCTGATAATTAACGCAAGAAATTTCATGCAGTTAATTAGGTAGTGGAAAATTTACCAAAAGCAGCTTGATAGAACTTTTAATTGATGCAAATCGTATAAATCGTACAAAATCCAATCTCACGATGGATTACCCGTGGAGGGAAGGGAGGGAGAGTCTCAAGCGAAACTCGTCGCCCACACAACACGTGGACGTCAGAAAAGAACGGAATGTGTGTCAATCGATAGACGTTATTCGAAGTATAAAACACACACGGGATTGAACAATTTCATCGAAGAACAATTTTATGAGCATCTAAGACTCGACCGCGGTATCGTCCTCGGCCAGACGCGCTCCCGCTTCCGGTTCACGCTCCTTCGAACCAATTTCCTCCGCTCGGACTTCGCTGGCCATTGAACCAATTCTAACGAAAGCGAATTTCCCATGAAACTGAACCGATTAATAAATTCTATTATCGATAACTTctttaacaaaattttcacTATTTTTATCATTCGACATGAAGCTAATTTTTACataaaacttttatttaaCCGGGGTACAAAGTGGATTCTAGGCtttatagaaatttgaaaattaattcatttttattttacttttaggAGAAATTGctctaatatttattaaaatctatcttctttgattcatttttattttatacttgtTTTTAGAAGAAACTGCTCTGATAAAGTTTAGAATCTTAGACTTTTGgaatttcaacatttttgaattttggaaCTGGAATATTAGAATTTGGAAATTCTTAGATATTTATTGACAAGTGATTTAAACCTTCTTGcaatagaaataaaaactCGAAGACGAGattaggaaaataaaaatttcgcTTATCACTCAGCGGCTTAggtttaaaaattctaatatcTTTTTTGCTTtagaataatgaaaaatataacaacATTTGGGCGTTTCACATGCACTGAAAATTAACGAAAATGGTGGTGGGTTGAATTAAGTAACCGAGGTGAAATCTCGAGCAACGAGGAAAATTGAACCGAGAGAACTGAAACTCCTAGTTGAAACTTGTTCCGAACAACTTCCGGTAAGCCTTCATGGTGCTGGGCGAATTTGCGAGAACTTACTGGTAAATGCTAGTACGATACATATGTATGCAAGTGTaacttgaaaataataagaaaattatgCTACTTTTGATGCCTTAATGTTTAACAATTCTAAATTTTCGTTCTGAATATTTATTGGGTcgaatgtataaaaataagcAGATGCATTTCAGTATGAAATACAAGTACAAGCAAATACTAAAATCTTTTACTAATGCTAGGCATAAATTaaggaaaaaattaattctgtcTGGCAGAATTAAAATAGCAATATTGTTTACCTAAAAGCACCAGTAAATACTTAATGTTATGCATACGTATTACAAGTAATTACAtatgataattatattat
It encodes the following:
- the LOC114878170 gene encoding octopamine receptor beta-3R-like isoform X2, which codes for MLNVMAAVTTSLPSRVDPTPTPSGNTSTSSSTSANNVTSVPVENPTVENLPENVSVFVVVIKGIIMGSIITTAVLGNALVIASVRRHRRLRVVTNCYVVSLAAADLLVAVCAMTFNASAELSGGKWLFGRFMCDVWNSLDVYFSTASILHLCCISVDRYYAIVSPLEYTVIMRQGTVGCMLGSAWVLPALISFIPIFMGWYTTQEHLEYMVKNPEVCSFVVNRPYAVISSCVSFWIPGLVMIVMYCKIYKEAVRQRKALSRTSSNIVLNSVHHHRSSTRQHHHQQMLLQAAAETGTSIRQQTKSWRAEHKAARTLGIIMGAFLLCWLPFFLWYLTTTLCGEACYCPDTVVSVLFWIGYFNSALNPLIYAYFNRDFREAFKDTLKSALPCCASCWKTPSQFV
- the LOC114878170 gene encoding octopamine receptor beta-3R-like isoform X3; this translates as MLNVMAAVTTSLPSRVDPTPTPSGNTSTSSSTSANNVTSVPVENPTVENLPENVSVFVVVIKGIIMGSIITTAVLGNALVIASVRRHRRLRVVTNCYVVSLAAADLLVAVCAMTFNASAELSGGKWLFGRFMCDVWNSLDVYFSTASILHLCCISVDRYYAIVSPLEYTVIMRQGTVGCMLGSAWVLPALISFIPIFMGWYTTQEHLEYMVKNPEVCSFVVNRPYAVISSCVSFWIPGLVMIVMYCKIYKEAVRQRKALSRTSSNIVLNSVHHHRSSTRQHHHQQMLLQAAAETGSVKEINTAPTHEKAASNIKQSSVERTSNREQSDAS